The genomic stretch CTCTCCATCATGCGGCAAATGCTGCCAGATTTCCTCTGAAATAAACGGCATGAACGGATGGATAAGACGCATTGTATGATCCAGTACATAAGCAAGTACCGACTGTGTCTTCCGTTTTGCCTGCTCATCTTCACCGTATAGCGTCAATTTGGAGAATTCGATGTACCAGTCACACAGATCATCCCATATGAAGTTATACAGCGCACGTCCGGTTTCTCCAAATTCATAAGCGTCCATAAGACGAGTTACTTCTCTTGCTGTTTCATTTAGGCGATGCAGAATCCAGCGATCAGCCGTGGATAGTTCACCTGTAATGTCAATATCCTCATATTTAATGCCTTCAAGATTCATGAGTGCAAAACGGGAAGCATTCCAAATCTTATTCGCAAAGTTACGTGCTTGTTCTACACGTTCCCAGCGGAAACGAAGATCTTGTCCTGGTGTGCTGCCTGTTGAAATCATATAGCGCATTGCATCAGCACCATATTTCTCAATTACTTCAAGCGGATCTACCCCGTTACCAAGAGACTTCGACATTTTGCGGCCATCAGCATCACGTACAAGTCCGTGCATCAATACGTCTTTAAACGGAATTTCATCCGTAAATTCAAGTGCTGTAAAGATCATACGAGCTACCCAGAAGTAGATAATATCGTAGCCAGTTACAAGAACAGAAGTTGGATAGTAGCGTTTCAAATCCTCTGTATCTTCAGGCCAGCCGAGCGTAGAGAACGGCCATAACGCCGAACTGAACCAAGTATCAAGTACATCTTCATCTTGACGAAGATCTTGAGAGCCGCATTTGGTACAAGTCGTGAGGTCTTCCTGACTAACATGAAGCTCTCCGCAAGCATTACAGTACCACGCTGGAATACGGTGTCCCCACCAGAGCTGACGAGAAATACACCAGTCGCGAATATTTTCAATCCAGTGAAGATACGTTCTCTCAAAACGATCGGGAACAAAGTTTACCCCTTTTCCGTTCTTCTGAGCTTCAATCGCTTTTTCCGCAAGCGGCTGCATCGCAACAAACCACTGTGTAGACAGATAAGGCTCTACAACAGCACCTGAACGCTCACTATGACCCACTTGATGTACATGGTCTTCAATATTAATAAGTACACCCAGTTCCTTAAGGTCAGCAACGATCTGCTTACGGCACTCACTGCGGTCAAGCCCTTTATATTTACCAGCTTCCTCATTCATAGTACCTGTCTCATCCATAACCGTGATTTGCGGCAGGTCGTGACGCAGACCAACTTCGAAGTCATTTGGATCGTGCGCAGGCGTAATTTTTACCGCTCCGCTACCAAACTCTTTTTCTACATATTCGTCTGCAATAACAGGAATTTCACGGCCAATAATCGGCAGTACTAATACTTTGCCAATCATATCTTTGTAACGGTCATCTTCGGGATGAACCGCAACAGCCGTATCACCAAGCATGGTTTCTGGTCTTGTCGTTGCAACGGTAATAGAGCCGCTGCCGTCTTTTAAATCATATTTCAGATGGTACAAGTGGCCTTGTACTTCTTTATATTCAACTTCAATATCAGATAACGCAGTACGTGCTGCCGGATCCCAGTTAATGATACGTTTCCCGCGGTAGATAAGACCTTTATTATACAGTTTTACAAACACTTCACGTACGGCTTTCGATAACCCTTCATCCAGCGTAAAACGCTCACGGGAATAATCAAGAGACAAGCCCATTTTTGCCCATTGAGAGCGGATTGTATTGTTATATTCTTCTTTCCAGTCCCATACCTTCTCGAGGAACTTTTCACGTCCAAGATCATAACGAGTAATCCCGTCTTCTCTTAGCTTCTGTTCTACTTTGGTTTGTGTTGCGATACCAGCATGGTCAGAACCAGGCAGCCAGAGCGCGTCATAACCTTGCATCCGTTTCGCACGGATAATAATATCCTGAAGGGTAAAGTCCAGCGCATGACCGATATGAA from Paenibacillus polygoni encodes the following:
- a CDS encoding valine--tRNA ligase; the protein is MSEATNQPNQPKQPNQTEMPTTYDPHAAEQKWYPYWMENNFFKAGQRKDAQPFTIVIPPPNVTGMLHIGHALDFTLQDIIIRAKRMQGYDALWLPGSDHAGIATQTKVEQKLREDGITRYDLGREKFLEKVWDWKEEYNNTIRSQWAKMGLSLDYSRERFTLDEGLSKAVREVFVKLYNKGLIYRGKRIINWDPAARTALSDIEVEYKEVQGHLYHLKYDLKDGSGSITVATTRPETMLGDTAVAVHPEDDRYKDMIGKVLVLPIIGREIPVIADEYVEKEFGSGAVKITPAHDPNDFEVGLRHDLPQITVMDETGTMNEEAGKYKGLDRSECRKQIVADLKELGVLINIEDHVHQVGHSERSGAVVEPYLSTQWFVAMQPLAEKAIEAQKNGKGVNFVPDRFERTYLHWIENIRDWCISRQLWWGHRIPAWYCNACGELHVSQEDLTTCTKCGSQDLRQDEDVLDTWFSSALWPFSTLGWPEDTEDLKRYYPTSVLVTGYDIIYFWVARMIFTALEFTDEIPFKDVLMHGLVRDADGRKMSKSLGNGVDPLEVIEKYGADAMRYMISTGSTPGQDLRFRWERVEQARNFANKIWNASRFALMNLEGIKYEDIDITGELSTADRWILHRLNETAREVTRLMDAYEFGETGRALYNFIWDDLCDWYIEFSKLTLYGEDEQAKRKTQSVLAYVLDHTMRLIHPFMPFISEEIWQHLPHDGETITLAAWPEFTEELVNDQAVAEMNMLMDLIRAVRNVRAEVNVPMSKKIEMNVNASNAEALQIIDNNLVYVSRFCNTSDLTTGISLPTPEKAMTAIVSGAEIYFPLAGLIDIDQEIARLEKERENLDKEVLRIEKKLGNEGFVSKAPAKVIEEERAKLADYSDKRSKVIARIAELQS